Proteins encoded within one genomic window of Granulicella pectinivorans:
- a CDS encoding alpha/beta hydrolase, whose translation MSTNPSFPRFLDVTRILALAAIAIAAPAWSQQAVPQSTAPVPLVAAPAASPVVHPDGSVDFRLEMPNAKAVTISIEGYAAPFPMVKDATGAWTYTAAHLDPEYYSYTFKVDGTDVVDPHNQTVKTSYFRVENVFLVPGGKPWELRDVPHGVVHRHRYHSALVNTDSEYYVYTPPGFDAASKQKYPVLYLLHGYSDDASAWTAMAKANLILDNLIAAGKAKPMIVVMPTGYGSMEMITRGWAAWQDQALVRLNFSRFGEALYKEVMPRVTQEYPLAPGRDQHAIAGLSMGGAESLLVGLNHPDDFAYVAGFSAGGLGDRNFELIFPGITETSGAGLSKRLKLLWISCGSEDGLFAPNQKLIGWLKERNVDPKVVVTPGRHVWPVWRDNLSNLLPLLFQAK comes from the coding sequence ATGTCGACAAACCCGAGTTTTCCTCGATTCCTCGATGTAACGCGCATTCTGGCGCTCGCTGCAATCGCGATCGCGGCCCCCGCATGGTCCCAGCAGGCGGTTCCCCAGTCCACCGCCCCCGTGCCCCTGGTCGCCGCTCCCGCAGCCAGCCCGGTCGTCCATCCCGACGGCTCCGTCGACTTCCGCCTCGAGATGCCGAACGCCAAAGCCGTCACCATCTCCATCGAGGGCTACGCCGCGCCGTTTCCCATGGTGAAAGACGCCACCGGCGCCTGGACCTATACCGCCGCACACCTCGACCCGGAGTACTACTCCTACACCTTCAAGGTAGACGGCACCGACGTCGTCGACCCCCATAACCAGACCGTCAAAACCAGCTACTTCCGCGTGGAAAACGTCTTCCTCGTGCCCGGCGGCAAGCCGTGGGAGCTGCGCGACGTGCCCCATGGCGTGGTCCACCGGCACCGCTACCACTCCGCATTGGTCAACACCGACAGCGAATATTACGTCTACACCCCGCCCGGCTTCGACGCGGCGTCGAAGCAGAAGTACCCCGTCCTGTATCTGCTGCACGGTTACAGCGACGACGCCAGCGCCTGGACCGCGATGGCGAAGGCCAACCTCATCCTCGATAACCTGATCGCCGCCGGCAAAGCGAAGCCGATGATCGTCGTGATGCCGACGGGCTACGGCTCCATGGAGATGATCACGCGCGGCTGGGCCGCCTGGCAGGATCAGGCGCTCGTCCGGCTGAACTTCTCGCGCTTCGGCGAGGCGCTCTACAAGGAAGTCATGCCGCGCGTGACGCAGGAGTACCCACTTGCACCCGGGCGCGACCAGCACGCCATCGCGGGGCTCTCCATGGGCGGCGCGGAGAGCCTGCTCGTGGGCCTCAACCATCCCGACGACTTCGCCTATGTCGCTGGATTCAGCGCCGGCGGCCTGGGCGACCGCAACTTCGAGCTGATCTTCCCCGGAATCACCGAAACCTCCGGCGCAGGCCTAAGCAAGCGGCTCAAGCTCCTGTGGATCTCCTGTGGATCGGAGGACGGTTTATTCGCACCGAACCAGAAGCTGATCGGCTGGCTGAAGGAGCGCAACGTCGACCCCAAGGTCGTCGTGACACCCGGAAGACACGTCTGGCCGGTCTGGCGCGACAACCTCAGCAACCTGCTCCCCCTCCTGTTTCAGGCAAAGTAA
- the dnaB gene encoding replicative DNA helicase, whose protein sequence is MASFAQLQDLQGLPASLHAEVAILGAMMLDAVAISDATGRLKTEDFSLDSHRRIFDAILELMTVGHAVDQITVAEALSSKKELEAIGGRAYIAYLVEGIPRNLNIESYVRIVKDKSLLRQMMSIFQEGATRSADQSDDAINVLSDIEQRLGDVADQAITRSFSGIAEIVASSFGSIDKLYEQGREITGLSTHYTEFDRMTSGLQQSELIIIAARPSMGKTAWAINIAQNSAVRDGKVVAVFSLEMSKESLLRRMLASEALVNSRKIQTGFLPREDKGKLLAALERLMESKMFIDDTPGISLAEMRAKARRLKQQEGALDLIVIDYLQLMTGSVSGGQKKFENRTQEVSSVSRGLKALAKEMRVPVIALSQLSRSSEQRGGDKKPMLSDLRESGSIEQDADVVAFIHRDSYYNKDENGDEDPESKGKAEIIIAKQRNGPTGSVHLAYLSDYTRFENLAGGGGEGGGY, encoded by the coding sequence ATGGCTAGCTTCGCTCAACTCCAAGACCTGCAGGGCCTCCCCGCCTCTCTCCACGCCGAGGTCGCCATCCTGGGCGCTATGATGCTCGACGCGGTCGCGATCTCCGACGCGACGGGCCGCCTCAAGACAGAGGACTTCTCGCTCGACTCGCACCGCCGTATCTTCGACGCCATCCTTGAGCTCATGACCGTGGGGCATGCCGTCGACCAGATCACCGTCGCCGAGGCGCTCTCTTCCAAGAAAGAGCTGGAGGCCATCGGGGGACGGGCTTACATCGCCTATCTTGTTGAGGGGATTCCGCGCAATCTGAATATCGAGTCGTACGTCCGCATCGTCAAGGACAAGTCTCTTTTGCGCCAGATGATGTCGATCTTCCAAGAGGGAGCGACGCGCTCCGCCGATCAGTCCGACGACGCCATCAACGTTCTCTCCGACATCGAGCAGCGGCTGGGCGACGTCGCCGACCAGGCGATTACGCGTTCGTTTTCCGGCATTGCGGAGATCGTGGCTTCGTCCTTCGGCAGTATCGACAAGCTCTATGAGCAGGGCCGCGAGATCACCGGGTTGTCTACGCACTACACCGAGTTCGACCGCATGACCTCCGGTCTGCAGCAGTCCGAGCTGATTATCATTGCCGCGCGCCCGTCGATGGGAAAGACGGCCTGGGCTATCAATATCGCGCAGAACTCCGCGGTGCGCGATGGCAAGGTGGTTGCCGTCTTCTCGCTGGAAATGTCGAAGGAGTCGCTGCTGCGACGTATGCTGGCGTCCGAGGCGCTGGTGAACTCGCGCAAGATTCAGACGGGCTTTCTGCCCCGCGAAGACAAGGGCAAGTTGCTCGCGGCGCTGGAGCGCCTGATGGAGTCGAAGATGTTCATCGACGATACCCCGGGCATTTCGCTGGCTGAGATGAGAGCCAAGGCTCGGCGTCTGAAGCAGCAGGAAGGCGCGCTCGATCTGATCGTGATCGACTATCTGCAGCTCATGACCGGATCGGTCTCGGGCGGGCAGAAGAAGTTCGAGAACCGTACGCAGGAGGTTTCGTCCGTTTCGCGCGGTTTAAAGGCTCTGGCCAAGGAGATGCGCGTGCCGGTGATTGCGCTTTCGCAGCTCTCGCGTTCCAGCGAGCAGCGCGGCGGCGATAAGAAGCCCATGTTGTCGGATTTGCGTGAGTCGGGATCGATCGAGCAGGATGCCGATGTTGTTGCGTTTATCCATCGCGACAGCTACTACAACAAGGATGAGAACGGGGACGAGGATCCTGAGTCCAAGGGGAAGGCCGAGATCATCATCGCCAAGCAGCGTAACGGGCCCACCGGCTCCGTGCATCTCGCTTATCTGTCGGACTACACTCGCTTCGAAAACCTAGCGGGCGGCGGCGGTGAAGGCGGCGGCTACTGA
- a CDS encoding glycoside hydrolase family 38 C-terminal domain-containing protein has protein sequence MRTFACTLALALASTAAFAQSFTPVREQKNLSPAAIAKLHTLETLNALPAGKWRFHAGDIPHGEAPTLDDSSWPLVEPRSKAPFDAVWYRREITVPKTLNGYDITGARIWFQFRADANGPIPEIIYFNGKRVALGDDLEPIVMFEPARPGDKILVAVKLLRTVDEKRFSGVNLRIDRDPSATNSRPSPEDIRTEIITAANILPALATPRKDLLPKVEEAAAAIDLKALNAENQVAFDASLRKAQAILTPLEPVLSQAKLDLTGNAHIDAAWLWPASETVDVVHRTFTTALQLMNEYPDYTFSQSAAQYYEWMADKYPALNAQIKQRIKEGRWEVVGGMWVEPDLNIPDGESLVRQLLVGQRYFKSQYDTVARIGWNPDSFGYNWQLPQIYKRSGLDYFVTQKMHWNDTNQLPFRLFWWESPDGSKVLTYFPTDYTHGDVNPTRISADFAESAQRNPGTTEHMDLYGVGDHGGGPTRAMLDQADHWITAGKSGKDAVPTMRYHTAQQFFTDVEGKLSTDSPTWNYDTIAKGYTFPQPSAPGLIGLPTWKDELYFEYHRGIMTSQANHKKGNRKTEVATLDAEKLASFAWLSGKPYPGDALTDSWKKITFNQFHDLAAGSGIAVIYRDAQKDYTEVFHSDEEIAAGSSATLLAAADTRVKGGVPLAVMNPSGWARSETVKLSVQLPESAEGVRLFDSLDKPVLAQVLSQDPATHRFEVLARVNSVPALGYRILHAEKGDANSNAKLPTDLLVADDPGAFTLSNSKLKVKIDRTNGCITSLQNLGGAETIAAGGCGNQLQTWKDLPKQYDAWNIDPGTLDGTMTPITAVDSVTLVDNGPLRATVRVARTWQSSKFVQDISLDAAADAVTVANDINWQEAHVLLKASFPLAATGPKASYEIPYGSIERPTTRNNSWEKAQFEVPALRWADLGDSKQGVSILNDSKYGYDAVGNQLRLTMLRAPTWPDPDADRGRQRFTYAIYPHAGTWKQALTVRHGYELNDPMTAQQVFPHTGSLPNVYSWGAVENEDVVLTAVKKAEDSNALVFRMYEWNGTPTDVKLHVPKGATYAVESNLMEKTEGGHLPLTDDVVTVPIKPYEILTVQVAYPVK, from the coding sequence ATGCGCACCTTCGCCTGCACGCTCGCTCTGGCTCTGGCTTCTACCGCCGCTTTCGCCCAATCGTTTACGCCCGTCCGCGAGCAGAAGAACCTTTCGCCTGCCGCAATCGCCAAGCTCCACACGCTGGAGACGCTCAACGCGCTCCCTGCGGGCAAGTGGCGCTTCCACGCGGGCGATATCCCGCACGGCGAAGCCCCGACCCTGGACGATTCGTCGTGGCCACTCGTCGAGCCCCGCTCCAAGGCGCCCTTCGATGCCGTCTGGTACCGCCGCGAGATCACCGTCCCCAAGACCCTGAACGGCTACGACATTACGGGAGCCCGCATCTGGTTCCAGTTCCGCGCCGACGCCAACGGCCCCATTCCCGAGATTATCTACTTCAACGGCAAGCGCGTCGCTCTGGGCGACGACCTCGAACCCATCGTCATGTTCGAGCCCGCCAGGCCCGGCGACAAGATCCTCGTGGCGGTCAAGCTCCTGCGCACCGTCGACGAGAAGCGCTTCTCCGGCGTCAATCTCCGGATCGACCGCGATCCCAGCGCTACCAACAGCCGTCCCAGCCCCGAGGACATCCGCACCGAGATCATTACCGCGGCGAACATCCTGCCGGCGCTCGCCACCCCGCGCAAGGACCTTCTGCCGAAGGTGGAAGAGGCGGCCGCCGCCATCGATCTGAAGGCACTGAATGCCGAAAACCAGGTTGCCTTCGACGCGTCGCTGCGGAAGGCCCAGGCGATCCTGACGCCCCTGGAGCCCGTTCTGAGCCAGGCCAAGCTCGACCTGACCGGCAATGCCCATATCGATGCCGCTTGGCTCTGGCCGGCGTCCGAGACGGTGGATGTCGTCCACCGCACCTTCACGACGGCACTGCAACTGATGAACGAGTACCCGGACTACACGTTCAGCCAGTCCGCCGCTCAGTACTACGAGTGGATGGCGGACAAGTACCCTGCGCTGAACGCGCAGATCAAGCAGCGCATCAAGGAAGGCCGCTGGGAGGTGGTTGGCGGCATGTGGGTCGAGCCCGACCTCAATATTCCCGATGGCGAATCGCTTGTGCGCCAGCTTCTGGTTGGGCAGCGTTACTTCAAGTCGCAGTACGACACGGTGGCCCGCATCGGCTGGAACCCGGATTCGTTCGGCTATAACTGGCAGCTTCCGCAGATCTACAAGCGCTCCGGCCTGGACTACTTTGTCACGCAGAAGATGCACTGGAACGACACTAACCAGCTTCCGTTCCGGCTGTTCTGGTGGGAGTCGCCCGACGGCTCCAAGGTCCTGACGTACTTTCCCACGGACTACACCCACGGTGACGTCAACCCGACCCGCATCTCGGCCGATTTCGCCGAGTCCGCCCAGCGCAACCCCGGCACGACCGAGCACATGGACCTGTATGGCGTAGGCGACCACGGCGGCGGACCGACGCGCGCCATGCTCGACCAGGCCGACCACTGGATTACGGCGGGCAAGTCCGGCAAGGACGCCGTTCCGACGATGCGGTATCACACGGCGCAGCAGTTCTTCACCGACGTCGAGGGCAAGCTCAGCACCGATTCGCCGACCTGGAACTACGACACGATCGCCAAGGGATACACCTTCCCCCAGCCGTCGGCGCCGGGTCTGATTGGCCTTCCGACCTGGAAGGATGAGCTCTACTTCGAGTATCACCGCGGCATCATGACCTCGCAGGCCAATCACAAGAAGGGCAACCGCAAGACCGAGGTGGCCACCCTCGACGCCGAGAAGCTCGCGTCGTTCGCGTGGTTGAGCGGCAAGCCCTACCCGGGCGATGCGCTCACCGACTCGTGGAAGAAGATCACCTTCAACCAGTTTCACGATCTCGCCGCCGGCTCGGGCATCGCGGTCATCTACCGCGACGCCCAGAAGGACTATACGGAGGTCTTTCACTCCGACGAGGAGATCGCCGCCGGCTCGTCCGCCACGCTGCTGGCGGCTGCCGATACGCGCGTGAAGGGCGGCGTACCGCTTGCCGTGATGAATCCCTCGGGCTGGGCCCGCAGCGAGACGGTCAAGCTCTCCGTGCAGCTTCCTGAGTCGGCCGAGGGCGTCCGCCTGTTCGATTCGCTCGACAAGCCCGTGCTCGCGCAGGTTCTCTCGCAGGATCCTGCGACGCATCGCTTCGAGGTGCTGGCCCGCGTCAACAGCGTTCCGGCCCTTGGGTACCGGATTCTCCACGCGGAGAAGGGCGATGCCAACAGCAACGCCAAGCTTCCCACCGACCTGCTCGTCGCCGACGATCCCGGGGCCTTTACGCTTTCGAACAGCAAGCTCAAGGTCAAGATCGATCGCACCAACGGCTGTATCACCTCGCTGCAGAACCTGGGCGGGGCCGAGACCATCGCCGCTGGCGGATGCGGTAACCAGCTTCAGACCTGGAAGGACCTGCCGAAGCAGTACGACGCGTGGAACATCGACCCGGGCACCCTGGACGGCACCATGACCCCCATTACCGCCGTCGACTCGGTCACGCTCGTCGACAACGGCCCGCTGCGCGCGACCGTCCGCGTCGCCCGCACCTGGCAGTCGTCGAAGTTTGTGCAGGATATCTCGCTGGATGCTGCGGCCGACGCCGTCACGGTCGCCAACGACATCAACTGGCAGGAGGCGCATGTCCTGCTGAAGGCGTCGTTCCCCCTTGCCGCCACTGGTCCGAAGGCCTCATATGAGATCCCCTATGGCTCCATCGAGCGTCCCACGACACGCAACAACTCGTGGGAGAAGGCGCAGTTTGAGGTTCCGGCGCTTCGCTGGGCGGATCTTGGCGACTCGAAGCAGGGCGTGTCGATCCTGAACGACTCCAAGTACGGCTACGACGCCGTGGGCAATCAGCTTCGCCTCACGATGCTCCGCGCGCCCACCTGGCCCGATCCTGACGCCGACCGCGGCCGCCAGCGCTTTACCTATGCCATCTACCCGCATGCCGGTACCTGGAAGCAGGCACTGACGGTTCGTCACGGGTACGAGCTCAACGACCCGATGACTGCCCAGCAGGTCTTCCCCCACACCGGCTCGCTGCCCAATGTGTATTCGTGGGGCGCGGTCGAGAACGAGGATGTCGTCCTGACCGCCGTGAAGAAGGCCGAGGACTCCAACGCTCTGGTCTTCCGCATGTATGAGTGGAACGGCACCCCCACGGACGTGAAGCTCCATGTCCCCAAGGGAGCGACCTACGCCGTCGAGTCGAACCTGATGGAGAAGACCGAAGGCGGGCACCTGCCACTGACAGACGATGTTGTGACGGTGCCCATCAAGCCCTACGAGATCCTGACAGTTCAGGTCGCCTACCCCGTCAAATAA
- a CDS encoding VOC family protein: MPPANAITWFELPTADLARAAKFYETVLNRKLIEYAEEPDDVMHLFPADVAGLTGALIHRTFMKPGSGGAVVYLNVDGDIDGTIERIPRAGGRMLIPRTKIPGGMGVYACFRDPEGNVVGLHSSK, encoded by the coding sequence ATGCCGCCTGCCAACGCCATTACCTGGTTCGAACTTCCGACTGCGGACCTCGCCCGCGCCGCCAAATTCTACGAGACTGTCCTGAACCGGAAGCTCATCGAGTACGCGGAGGAGCCCGACGACGTCATGCATCTTTTCCCGGCTGACGTTGCGGGCCTGACCGGAGCGCTGATTCACCGCACCTTCATGAAGCCGGGTAGCGGCGGGGCGGTCGTGTACCTCAATGTGGATGGGGATATCGACGGAACCATCGAGCGCATCCCCCGGGCTGGAGGCCGTATGCTGATCCCACGCACGAAGATCCCGGGCGGCATGGGCGTCTATGCGTGCTTCCGCGATCCCGAAGGCAATGTCGTCGGGCTGCATTCCTCCAAATAA
- a CDS encoding helix-turn-helix transcriptional regulator yields the protein MRRADRLFRIVQQLRGGRLTTARTLAERLEVSERTIYRDVRDLQLSGTPIEGEAGVGYRLRKEFDLPPLMFTHQELTAIVLGARMVKAWGGAEGVTAAESALARIEAVLPLDLRARLDRILLFAPDFYIPHSDRRRVDLIHEACVARHPLTFRYKREDGTESKRTVRPLGLYRWTNSWTLASWCDLRRDFRTFRIDRMDEIEVEQTTFEDRSGQTLADFLAKVRAEWPETARAN from the coding sequence ATGCGCCGAGCCGACCGTCTCTTTCGAATCGTCCAACAACTTCGTGGGGGACGCCTCACCACCGCCCGGACCCTTGCCGAGCGCCTCGAGGTCTCCGAGCGCACCATCTACCGCGACGTCCGGGACCTCCAGCTCTCCGGGACGCCTATCGAAGGGGAGGCCGGCGTAGGGTACCGGTTGCGCAAGGAGTTCGACCTGCCGCCGCTTATGTTTACCCACCAGGAGCTGACGGCGATCGTCCTTGGAGCCCGGATGGTGAAGGCCTGGGGAGGGGCCGAGGGGGTGACTGCGGCTGAGAGCGCACTCGCCCGCATCGAGGCGGTGCTGCCTCTGGACCTTCGCGCGCGCCTCGACCGTATCCTGCTGTTTGCGCCGGATTTCTATATCCCGCACTCGGACCGGAGGCGTGTCGACCTCATCCACGAGGCCTGTGTGGCGCGTCATCCGCTCACCTTCCGCTACAAGCGGGAAGACGGTACGGAGTCGAAGCGCACCGTTCGCCCGCTTGGCCTCTACCGGTGGACGAACTCCTGGACGCTGGCGTCCTGGTGCGATCTGCGCCGCGACTTCCGGACCTTCCGCATCGACCGCATGGACGAGATCGAGGTAGAGCAGACGACCTTCGAGGACCGCTCCGGGCAAACGCTCGCGGACTTCCTCGCCAAGGTCCGCGCGGAGTGGCCCGAGACCGCACGCGCGAACTAG
- a CDS encoding endonuclease III domain-containing protein produces MTELLFQPPADPRLPEIHQILLERYGQPKTREPWDPLTQFIYSILSSRTKTDVSHEALRALRARFGTWDNLRDAPVEEIERTIGMITFPETKAPWLKTALMQITARYGELTLDFLAKYRTDKIRIWLEQFEGVGPKTSAAVVNFSTLRRKALCIDSHHLRVTQRLGLTPRADAATTEERLMRLVPPEWTAEMLDEHHALIKIHGQTLCTFAEPRCGSCPLLERCPYGTKHTRP; encoded by the coding sequence ATGACCGAGCTCCTCTTCCAGCCCCCAGCCGACCCGCGCCTCCCGGAGATCCACCAGATTCTGCTCGAACGCTACGGCCAGCCGAAGACACGCGAGCCGTGGGATCCACTGACGCAGTTCATCTACTCCATCCTGTCGAGCCGGACGAAGACAGACGTCTCACACGAAGCGCTGCGCGCTCTTCGCGCCCGGTTCGGCACCTGGGACAACCTGCGCGACGCGCCCGTGGAGGAGATCGAACGCACCATCGGCATGATCACCTTCCCCGAAACCAAGGCTCCCTGGCTGAAGACCGCGCTCATGCAGATCACGGCGCGCTACGGAGAGTTGACGCTCGACTTCCTGGCCAAGTATCGGACGGACAAGATCAGGATCTGGCTGGAGCAGTTCGAGGGCGTGGGGCCGAAGACTTCGGCGGCGGTGGTGAACTTCTCCACGCTGCGCCGAAAGGCCCTCTGCATCGACTCGCACCACCTCCGCGTGACGCAGCGGCTTGGCCTGACGCCACGCGCCGACGCGGCCACCACCGAGGAGCGGCTGATGCGACTGGTTCCTCCGGAGTGGACGGCGGAGATGCTCGACGAGCACCACGCACTCATCAAGATCCATGGGCAGACGCTCTGCACCTTCGCCGAGCCCAGGTGCGGAAGTTGTCCTCTGCTGGAGCGCTGCCCCTACGGCACAAAGCACACCCGACCCTAG
- a CDS encoding isoaspartyl peptidase/L-asparaginase, producing MAGKPVLLIHGGAWAMPDDAIEAHENGIANALAAGYRQLEMGRSALDAVQAAVTVMEDDDTFDAGRGSFLTRDGRVQLDALLMDGSNLRTGGVACVERIRNPIQAARLVLDKSPHVYFVGTGAERFAFQNGMPLIDNTELIVPRERDRLIAFQKAELAGAVDTTFSGELILDEGLPDPTLHSHDTVGAVAMDANGNIAAGTSTGGTLSKAPGRVGDSSLIGCGCYADNDSAAVSLTGWGEPIMKLVLGKWAVDRVAAGATAQQAADEAIAYLYKRLGGHGGIILLAPDGTLGLAHNTPRMAWGIHDAEGARLGVTRNA from the coding sequence ATGGCAGGAAAACCCGTTCTCCTCATCCACGGCGGTGCCTGGGCCATGCCCGACGACGCTATCGAAGCGCACGAAAACGGCATCGCCAACGCCCTCGCCGCGGGCTACAGGCAGCTTGAGATGGGCCGCTCCGCACTCGATGCCGTACAGGCCGCCGTCACCGTCATGGAAGACGACGACACCTTCGACGCCGGTCGCGGCTCCTTCCTCACCCGCGACGGTCGCGTGCAGCTCGACGCGCTGCTGATGGATGGATCGAACCTCCGCACCGGCGGCGTCGCCTGCGTGGAGCGCATCCGCAACCCCATTCAGGCCGCGCGGCTCGTCCTCGACAAGAGCCCGCACGTCTACTTCGTCGGCACCGGGGCCGAGCGATTCGCCTTCCAGAACGGCATGCCCCTGATCGACAACACCGAGCTGATCGTCCCCCGTGAGCGCGACCGCCTCATCGCCTTCCAGAAGGCCGAACTCGCCGGGGCAGTCGACACCACCTTTTCCGGGGAACTCATCCTGGACGAAGGGCTTCCAGACCCGACGCTGCACTCGCACGACACCGTCGGAGCCGTTGCGATGGATGCGAACGGCAACATTGCCGCCGGAACCTCCACCGGCGGGACGCTCTCAAAGGCCCCGGGCCGCGTCGGCGATTCCTCGCTCATCGGCTGCGGCTGCTACGCCGACAACGACTCCGCCGCGGTCTCGCTCACCGGCTGGGGCGAACCCATCATGAAGCTCGTCCTCGGCAAGTGGGCCGTCGACCGCGTCGCCGCGGGAGCCACCGCGCAGCAGGCCGCCGACGAGGCCATCGCCTACCTGTACAAGCGGCTCGGTGGCCACGGCGGCATCATCCTTCTCGCCCCCGACGGCACCCTCGGCCTCGCCCACAACACGCCGCGCATGGCTTGGGGCATCCACGACGCCGAGGGCGCACGGCTTGGGGTGACGCGGAACGCATGA
- a CDS encoding aldo/keto reductase produces the protein MEYRQLGRSGLKVPELCFGAGTFGGNNEFFKAWGASDVAEAKKIVDICMEAGMNLFDTADVYSDGSSEEVLAGAVAHLKREDYLISTKATFRLGKGPNDVGSSRYHLIQSVENSLKRLKTDYIDIYHLHAFDAMTPAEEVLRTLDGLVQSGKIRYIACSNFSGWHLMKMLSVSERYGWSRYIGHQVYYSLVGREYEWELMPLALDQGVGALVWSPLGWGRLTGKLRRGAPIPEQSRLHVTAQYGPPVPDEYLYKVVDALDEVAAETGKTIPQISLNWLLRRPTVSTVIVGARNEEQLKQNLGAIGWELTAEQVKKLDAASEQTKTYPYWHQVQFVERNPFPV, from the coding sequence ATGGAATATCGTCAGCTTGGCAGGTCGGGTTTGAAGGTTCCGGAGCTTTGCTTCGGGGCAGGAACATTTGGCGGCAACAACGAGTTCTTCAAGGCCTGGGGTGCGTCCGATGTCGCCGAGGCGAAGAAGATCGTCGATATCTGCATGGAAGCCGGGATGAATCTGTTCGACACGGCGGATGTGTATTCGGACGGATCGAGTGAAGAGGTGCTTGCCGGGGCGGTTGCGCACCTGAAGCGCGAGGACTATCTCATCTCGACCAAGGCGACCTTCCGCCTGGGCAAGGGGCCGAACGATGTGGGTTCGTCGCGCTACCACCTGATCCAGTCGGTGGAGAACAGCCTGAAGCGGCTGAAGACAGACTATATCGACATCTATCATCTGCATGCGTTCGATGCGATGACGCCCGCCGAAGAGGTTCTCCGGACGCTCGATGGTCTGGTGCAGTCGGGGAAGATCCGCTACATCGCCTGTTCGAACTTTTCGGGCTGGCACCTGATGAAGATGCTCTCGGTGAGCGAGCGTTACGGATGGAGCCGGTATATCGGGCACCAGGTGTACTACTCGCTGGTTGGCCGTGAGTACGAGTGGGAGTTGATGCCTCTGGCGCTCGACCAAGGGGTGGGTGCGCTGGTGTGGTCGCCGCTGGGCTGGGGACGCCTGACCGGCAAGCTGCGCCGGGGCGCGCCGATTCCGGAGCAGAGCCGCCTGCATGTGACCGCGCAGTATGGGCCTCCGGTGCCGGATGAGTACCTGTACAAGGTGGTCGATGCGTTGGATGAGGTGGCTGCGGAGACGGGCAAGACGATCCCGCAGATCTCGCTGAACTGGCTTCTGCGCCGCCCTACGGTTTCGACGGTGATCGTTGGGGCTCGCAATGAGGAGCAGTTGAAGCAGAACCTCGGGGCGATCGGCTGGGAGCTGACGGCTGAGCAGGTGAAGAAGCTGGATGCAGCGAGCGAGCAGACGAAGACGTATCCGTATTGGCACCAGGTGCAGTTCGTGGAGCGGAATCCCTTCCCGGTGTAA